In the genome of Bacillus thuringiensis, the window TAAGTAGATAAATATAAAAGTCAGTCATCATAAGCTTCATACTTAGGGGGATGTATATGTTATTACAAAAAGAAAGAGAAGAAATTGTAGCGTATGGAAAGAAAATGATTTCTAGTGGTTTAACAAAGGGGACGGGTGGTAATATTAGTATCTTTAATCGTGAACAAGGTCTTGTTGCGATTAGCCCAAGTGGTTTAGAGTATTATGAAACAAAGCCTGAAGATGTAGTTATATTAAACTTAGATGGTGAAGTAGTAGAAGGAGAGAGAAAACCATCAAGTGAATTAGATATGCACCTTATTTACTATAGGAAGCGTGAAGATATAAATGCGCTTGTGCATACACATTCTCCTTACGCGAAGACGATTGCATCATTAGGATGGGAGCTTCCTGCTGTGTCATATTTAATTGCTTTTGCAGGCCCGAATGTCCGTTGTGCGCCGTATGAAACATTTGGTACGAAGCAATTAGCGGATGCTGCTTTTGAAGGCATGATTGATCGTCGTGCTGTGCTACTTGCAAATCATGGTTTAATTGCTGGTGCAAATAATATAAAAATGGCGTTTACTGTTGCAGAAGAGATTGAGTTTTGTGCTCAAATTTATTATCAAACGAAAAGCGTCGGAGAACCGAAGCTTTTGCCAGAAGATGAGATGGAGAATTTGGCGAAGAAGTTTGAAGGGTATGGGCAGCAGTAAAATGAAGCAAAAACACCCTCAAGAAAAGATCTTGAGGGTGTTTGTTACGCTTTTTTTAGTAACAAATACATAAAGTAAGGAGCCCCAATTAAAGCAACGACAATACCTGCTGGGATGCCATTAGGATCAACGATATTTCGTCCAATTGTATCTGCTAGTAGTAATAACCATCCGCCAATTAAAACGGCGATAGGCATGAATATTTGATGCCTTGGACCTACTAAAGATTTTGCGATGTGAGGAGCCATTAATCCAATAAAGCTAATTCCTCCTGTTACGGAAACAGCAGCGGCAGCAAGTGCAACGGCTGCGATTAATAAGTATCTTCGTTCTTTTTCAATTTCAATTCCAACACCGATTGCGACCGGTTCGTTTAATGCTAGAATGTTTAATCGATTTGCTTTATAGAAGACAAATGGGATTAATACAATTAGCCATGGAAGCATTGCTAAAACAAATGTCCAGTCATCTCCCCAAATGTTTCCGGCAATCCATTTTGAGATAAAGTCCACTTTCATACGATCAGCGGATGAAATAAGGACAATCATCGCTCCAGATAGTGCAAATGCAAAACCGATACCGGTTAATGTTAATCGGATTGGTTGAAGTCCAGTTGATTTACTATATGAAAATACGTAAATTAGAACAGCTGTCAGAAATGCTCCGATAAATCCAACTACAGGTAGTAAGTAAAGAAATGAACCTACGTCTATTGGAAAGTATAAAAAGAAAATAGCAACAGCAACACCGGCCCCAGAGTTGATACCAAGAATACCAGGTTCAGCTAAATCATTTCGGGTAATTCCTTGCAGAATAGCCCCTGATAAAGCGAGAGCCATACCAGCTAATAATGTAATGACAATTCTAGGTAGTCTTAAAGAGTATAAAACGAACTCCTCTTTAAA includes:
- a CDS encoding L-fuculose-phosphate aldolase, translated to MLLQKEREEIVAYGKKMISSGLTKGTGGNISIFNREQGLVAISPSGLEYYETKPEDVVILNLDGEVVEGERKPSSELDMHLIYYRKREDINALVHTHSPYAKTIASLGWELPAVSYLIAFAGPNVRCAPYETFGTKQLADAAFEGMIDRRAVLLANHGLIAGANNIKMAFTVAEEIEFCAQIYYQTKSVGEPKLLPEDEMENLAKKFEGYGQQ
- a CDS encoding FecCD family ABC transporter permease; translation: MMQSILRKQRLIILALLIVIITTIVVGMGLGSASLSYDRLLPTLMGQGTFKEEFVLYSLRLPRIVITLLAGMALALSGAILQGITRNDLAEPGILGINSGAGVAVAIFFLYFPIDVGSFLYLLPVVGFIGAFLTAVLIYVFSYSKSTGLQPIRLTLTGIGFAFALSGAMIVLISSADRMKVDFISKWIAGNIWGDDWTFVLAMLPWLIVLIPFVFYKANRLNILALNEPVAIGVGIEIEKERRYLLIAAVALAAAAVSVTGGISFIGLMAPHIAKSLVGPRHQIFMPIAVLIGGWLLLLADTIGRNIVDPNGIPAGIVVALIGAPYFMYLLLKKA